Proteins from a genomic interval of Zingiber officinale cultivar Zhangliang chromosome 1B, Zo_v1.1, whole genome shotgun sequence:
- the LOC122013635 gene encoding transcription repressor OFP13-like has product MERLKSSLKFLHGAITDDKPTAPTFFHLHGNDSPTTSSNPSLVDQSYLTMPSSSSSSSSSSSRTIRAVDDIESFSLGKVSSKRFFFSPLTTNSIMEEAKLKAANGDYSRGCSFCDGCMTIAIASRDPYRDFRTSMEEMVAAHGLRDWPRLEELLHCYLRLNEEKHHRVIVLAFAYLLLQF; this is encoded by the coding sequence ATGGAAAGGTTGAAGTCTTCGCTCAAGTTCCTCCATGGAGCCATCACCGACGATAAGCCCACAGCTCCTACCTTCTTCCACCTCCACGGCAACGACTCTCCCACTACCTCATCCAACCCTTCCCTCGTCGACCAAAGTTATCTGACCatgccctcctcctcctcctcctcttcctcctcctcctcgaggACCATCAGAGCCGTCGACGACATCGAAAGCTTCTCGCTAGGAAAGGTAAGTTCCAAACGCTTCTTCTTCTCCCCGCTCACCACGAACTCCATAATGGAGGAGGCCAAGCTGAAAGCTGCCAACGGCGACTACTCGCGGGGCTGCTCCTTTTGCGACGGCTGCATGACCATCGCCATCGCCTCGCGGGACCCCTATCGTGACTTCCGCACGTCGATGGAGGAGATGGTGGCGGCGCACGGACTCCGCGATTGGCCTCGCCTCGAGGAACTGTTGCATTGCTACCTGCGGCTGAACGAGGAGAAACACCACAGGGTCATCGTCCTCGCGTTTGCCTATCTGTTATTGCAGTTCTAG